Proteins encoded in a region of the Enterococcus gilvus ATCC BAA-350 genome:
- the leuB gene encoding 3-isopropylmalate dehydrogenase, translated as MNCNIVVLAGDGIGPEIMESGLHVLSAVEKMCQHTFELKEMPFGGAGIDAAGASLPEKTLEACQSADAILLGAIGGPKWEKAQDTPEKGLLALRKSLNLFANIRPVAVSSALVHLSPLKPEILEGTDLIIVRELSSGIYFGEPRELTDSMAYDTARYQKNEIERILHSAFKIAQGRGKKVTSVDKANVLASSKLWRATAEEVAKEYLDCHLEHQYVDSAAMKLIQNPKSFDVIVTENLFGDILSDEASVLPGSLGVLPSASHSDGGPSLYEPIHGSAPDIAGKGIANPISMILSVAMMLRQSFQEEQAAQAIEKACDTVLSKGIFTHDLGGQATTTSFTDAVIQELAKVQ; from the coding sequence ATGAATTGTAATATCGTTGTTTTAGCTGGTGATGGAATTGGACCAGAAATCATGGAAAGTGGATTACACGTATTATCCGCAGTTGAGAAGATGTGTCAACACACCTTTGAGCTTAAAGAAATGCCTTTCGGAGGCGCGGGGATCGACGCGGCGGGGGCTTCTCTGCCTGAAAAAACGCTAGAGGCTTGTCAGTCGGCTGACGCGATCCTTCTAGGAGCGATAGGCGGACCTAAGTGGGAAAAGGCGCAAGATACACCTGAAAAAGGATTATTGGCTTTAAGAAAATCATTGAATTTGTTCGCAAATATTCGTCCTGTCGCAGTTTCTTCTGCACTAGTACACCTTTCTCCTTTAAAGCCTGAGATTCTTGAAGGCACTGATTTGATCATTGTTCGAGAGCTCAGCAGCGGGATCTACTTTGGGGAGCCGCGAGAACTAACAGACTCGATGGCCTACGATACTGCCCGTTATCAAAAAAATGAGATTGAGCGAATCCTTCACTCTGCGTTCAAAATTGCTCAAGGGCGTGGCAAAAAAGTGACGTCTGTAGACAAAGCGAATGTCCTTGCCTCGAGTAAATTGTGGCGGGCGACAGCAGAAGAAGTTGCTAAAGAATATCTAGATTGTCATCTAGAGCATCAGTACGTGGATTCAGCAGCGATGAAATTGATCCAAAACCCTAAATCATTTGATGTGATCGTGACTGAAAATCTTTTCGGGGATATCTTAAGCGATGAAGCCTCGGTGTTGCCTGGATCATTAGGTGTCTTGCCAAGTGCGAGCCACAGTGACGGCGGTCCATCGCTTTACGAACCAATCCATGGTTCGGCACCAGACATTGCAGGAAAAGGAATCGCAAATCCGATCTCAATGATCCTGTCTGTCGCGATGATGCTGCGTCAATCTTTTCAAGAAGAACAAGCCGCGCAAGCTATTGAAAAAGCTTGCGATACAGTTTTATCAAAGGGAATCTTTACTCATGATCTGGGTGGACAAGCAACCACGACGTCATTTACGGACGCCGTGATCCAGGAACTGGCAAAGGTTCAATGA
- the leuC gene encoding 3-isopropylmalate dehydratase large subunit, producing MGKTLFDKLWDRHVVYGEEGAPQLLYIDLHLIHEVTSPQAFAGIREAGRTLRHPERTFATMDHNTPTVDIFNFTDLIAKKQIYTLKENCQEFDVQLCDNGSERQGIVHMVGPETGLTQPGKTIVCGDSHTATHGAFGALAFGIGTSEVEHVFATQTLWQNKPKNMGIKITGKLPKGVYAKDIILALIAKYGTDFGVGYGAEFYGETIENLSMEERMTICNMAIEGGAKIGLIAPDDKTFDYVAGREYAPANMDAALRDWKELYTDDDATYDKLLTLEVNELVPFITWGTNPEMGVPFDGTFPAVTSPDLQKAYDYMDLKPGQTPADIPVGYVFIGSCTNGRLSDLQEAAKIVKGKKVHDNVTAIVVPGSRPVRKAAEQIGLDKVFIEAGFEWREPGCSMCLGMNPDRVPSGVHCASTSNRNFQGRQGKDARTHLCSPVMAALAAIHGNFVDSRKEVI from the coding sequence ATGGGAAAAACGCTATTTGATAAACTTTGGGATCGACATGTCGTTTACGGTGAAGAAGGTGCCCCGCAATTACTTTACATTGATCTGCATTTGATTCACGAAGTCACCTCCCCTCAAGCCTTTGCGGGAATTCGTGAGGCGGGGCGGACGCTTAGACATCCAGAGCGGACTTTCGCTACGATGGATCACAACACTCCGACTGTGGATATTTTTAATTTCACGGATCTGATTGCCAAAAAACAAATCTATACACTCAAGGAAAATTGTCAGGAGTTTGACGTGCAGCTTTGCGACAATGGCAGTGAGCGTCAAGGAATCGTCCATATGGTAGGTCCTGAAACTGGACTGACACAGCCTGGAAAAACCATCGTTTGCGGCGATTCACACACTGCGACACATGGTGCTTTCGGCGCACTCGCTTTCGGAATTGGTACGAGTGAAGTGGAACACGTTTTTGCTACTCAGACATTGTGGCAAAACAAACCAAAAAATATGGGGATCAAAATCACCGGAAAATTGCCAAAAGGTGTTTATGCGAAAGATATTATTTTGGCACTGATCGCCAAATATGGTACGGACTTTGGTGTGGGATACGGGGCGGAGTTTTATGGAGAAACAATCGAGAACCTCTCCATGGAAGAGCGTATGACGATCTGCAACATGGCCATCGAAGGCGGTGCTAAAATCGGCTTGATCGCTCCAGATGATAAAACGTTTGATTACGTTGCGGGTCGCGAATACGCCCCTGCCAACATGGATGCGGCGCTCCGAGACTGGAAGGAATTGTACACCGATGATGACGCAACATACGACAAGCTGCTTACTCTAGAGGTCAATGAATTGGTGCCATTCATCACTTGGGGGACCAATCCTGAAATGGGCGTCCCTTTTGATGGGACCTTCCCAGCGGTCACCTCTCCTGATTTGCAAAAAGCGTACGACTATATGGATCTAAAGCCAGGACAAACACCAGCAGATATTCCTGTGGGGTATGTTTTCATCGGCTCGTGTACCAACGGACGATTGTCTGATTTGCAAGAGGCGGCGAAAATCGTTAAAGGAAAAAAAGTCCACGACAACGTCACTGCGATCGTGGTTCCTGGTTCGCGTCCCGTTCGCAAAGCGGCCGAACAAATTGGCTTAGACAAAGTATTTATCGAAGCTGGTTTTGAATGGCGCGAGCCCGGCTGCTCGATGTGCTTGGGTATGAATCCCGACCGCGTTCCTTCTGGTGTCCATTGTGCTTCAACTTCTAATCGGAATTTCCAAGGACGCCAAGGAAAAGACGCTCGGACTCACCTGTGCAGCCCCGTGATGGCTGCACTAGCCGCCATTCATGGAAACTTCGTCGATAGTCGCAAGGAGGTCATCTAA
- the leuD gene encoding 3-isopropylmalate dehydratase small subunit: MEKFTIYTGKTVPLMNDNIDTDQIIPKGFLKQVDKAGFGKHLFDEWRFLEDGSPNPEFILSAPERKNASILISGENFGSGSSREHAAWAIQDYGFKAVIAGSYSDIFYMNALKNGLLPIRVDQDVRDRLSQLPADEEITIDLPKQEIQTAEANYAFPIDPTWKDKLVKGLDDISITLQYEEAITAYEEAMPDYK; encoded by the coding sequence ATGGAAAAATTTACGATCTATACTGGAAAAACGGTCCCACTCATGAACGACAATATTGATACCGATCAAATCATTCCAAAAGGCTTTTTAAAACAGGTCGACAAAGCGGGTTTTGGGAAGCACCTTTTTGATGAATGGCGCTTTTTAGAAGACGGCTCACCGAACCCCGAATTTATTTTGAGTGCACCAGAACGGAAAAACGCTTCGATCTTGATCTCTGGTGAAAATTTCGGCTCCGGATCTTCCCGTGAACACGCTGCTTGGGCGATTCAAGATTATGGCTTCAAAGCAGTGATCGCCGGCAGTTATAGTGATATTTTCTATATGAATGCATTAAAAAATGGGCTGTTGCCGATTCGTGTAGACCAAGATGTTCGTGATCGTCTAAGCCAGCTTCCCGCCGACGAGGAAATCACGATTGATTTGCCGAAGCAGGAAATCCAAACTGCTGAAGCCAACTATGCGTTTCCGATTGATCCAACATGGAAGGATAAATTAGTCAAAGGGCTGGATGATATCAGTATCACGCTGCAATATGAAGAGGCCATCACCGCTTACGAAGAAGCAATGCCAGATTACAAATAA